A window from Mytilus galloprovincialis chromosome 8, xbMytGall1.hap1.1, whole genome shotgun sequence encodes these proteins:
- the LOC143085315 gene encoding uncharacterized protein LOC143085315: MEAEDEIDILHCGICNNWLENPRYLTCLHSFCENCLEDWIAKTVKPNDNGIECKTCKLFTAVSVEDKFDPKTWKDHMPRNNFISSLVEREKVTVTNETENFCRPCFDSDSVKVSATHWCQQCSGLLCATCANFHKKVKNLASHKLHSVEEIKEHPEIISKAFELCEIHPEEKIETYCYSHDEPCCVRCEVHKHRHCDDVIPIDKWVRETQNAQEPSELLQELDRRAEQENLKQLDVVKCLALNDEITKIRAKIDKHLNKIEKQLRDEISMFMETTENDKNKENSPIRFCKMYLQKLIKSGTSVQLLTSMKRIRILLAKTEKENDKEPEIIYIKFDEHLKGITKETRSFGHLVSDKKKLRNGSEISLNIPVTNNDEKRPPMTTTAKSEMSVPERISSAVSPKPARRKEPNDKPKAKHRKSKTGEDSPSSDRKSVKREKKKGPPPPKRGESVKTIDNIAEIERKLKLFVDKHISSVDFEKKKREHIYSYADDDEVFGIEDQYAKVDKNGEQTRAEDANKNNRSHQQQSNDPNDVVKTRHKKTETVKKKTDPLDPEKEKLNALISSYLRKKEPASNSLSNTKSFYFSTPDIPTIIKEDDNSSTNQLNRSEGRGSRTRRKSLQAAMNDEVTEDPDYDQIDYDSPFLDPTYIPMNSPGKKNKDITSKTKKELAFVETTKAADSTAKESDVSSLKVQSAEFEVYRPESQLKATETNAGKKKEAEKNKNANKKNFFGKAKEKLRFHKKNGKFDVEQSTKDKIFENDPMNDPIYAGTVRKAAHEITPKRRKSSPYEQNFEIIYQGYKDTLKDRDENPYETSFQLMSKEKQKEQNEIKEKSGIEKERNGDNITNSETEEIQVKYFEILDEQTIPLTPETDENIDSGEKQAHKAASEGKRQVQMIGIKLPQVPSREGKRLPATPPAENQTLVIPSGEMQKPEPPPVGEKRPPMPKGMMPGMSVAFLGELQNRLKTNQPAPDKEKLGLKNTEDTDKHTLNIDGKQTKGSPSASPNPRKRPIDVPKVENTGNTQKEIEQCKSEQKMVPYEARSRNDFNVQSGDTFISGGVFNSRGKVLLIDRNEQKLYIFTCAAECEDVLDFKDKPFDITVINENVVAVTFPDAKSVSLVDMIEMKTIKSLPVSECCFGITYQVKDLIIRCSESIIIMNLNGIVMRTIRVQTDFAGYLTCHEDRIYYTHKSSLICIDKSGNQIFTFEDPALERAEGLATDFEGNVYVAGIDSNNVWQISGTNGKQSRKIINVLISPKAIAFNETLNRFLVAYDKTNVIIYDLHSSFGSLI, encoded by the exons ATGGAAGCCGAAGACGAAATTGATATTCTACATTGTGGAATATGCAATAATTGGCTTGAAAATCCGCGATATTTAACTTGTCTGCAttcattttgtgaaaattgtCTTGAAGACTGGATTGCAAAAACTGTTAAACCAAATGATAATGGCATtgaatgtaaaacatgtaaactgTTTACAGCTGTCAGTGTTGAGGACAAGTTTGATCCTAAGACATGGAAAGATCATATGCCTAGAAACAATTTTATATCCAGTTTAGTTGAGCGGGAAAAAGTAACAGTTACTAACGAAACAGAAAATTTCTGTCGGCCATGTTTTGATTCTGACTCTGTTAAAGTGTCCGCCACCCACTGGTGTCAACAATGTAGTGGACTGCTTTGTGCCACTTGTGCTAATTTTCATAAAAAG gtCAAGAATCTTGCAAGTCATAAGCTGCACAGTGTGGAGGAAATTAAAGAACACCCAGAGATCATATCAAAGGCGTTCGAACTGTGTGAAATTCATCCTGAAGAAAAGATCGAAACTTACTGTTATTCGCACGACGAACCATGCTGTGTACGATGTGAGGTACATAAACACCGACACTGCGATGACGTTATTCCAATCGACAAATGGGTCAGAGAGACACAAAATGCACAAGAACCTTCTGAACTTCTCCAAGAACTTGATAGAAGAGCAGAGCAGGAAAACTTGAAACAACTTGATGTTGTAAAATGCTTAGCTTTGAACGATGAGATTACTAAAATACGAGCCAAAATTGATAAGCATCTGAATAAGATAGAAAAACAATTGCGAGACGAAATTTCAATGTTTATGGAAACAACTGAGAACgacaaaaacaaagaaaactcCCCTATTCgtttttgtaagatgtatttACAAAAACTGATTAAAAGCGGTACATCAGTACAACTACTGACAAGTATGAAGCGAATTCGTATATTGTTAgccaaaacagaaaaagaaaatgataaagaaCCAGAGATCATTTACATTAAATTTGATGAGCATTTGAAAGGTATTACAAAGGAAACACGGTCATTTGGTCATCTCGTTTCTGATAAAAAGAAACTAAGAAATGGCAGTGAAATCTCTTTAAATATACCGGTTACAAATAATGATGAAAAAAGACCCCCAATGACAACTACTGCAAAAAGTGAAATGAGTGTACCCGAACGTATTTCTTCTGCAGTGTCACCAAAGCCTGCAAGACGAAAGGAGCCGAACGATAAACCGAAAGCAAAGCACCGAAAGAGTAAAACTGGCGAGGATTCTCCAAGTTCGGATAGAAAAAGCGTCAAGCGCGAAAAAAAGAAAGGCCCTCCTCCTCCAAAAAGAGGAGAGTCTGTAAAAACAATTGATAATATTGCAGAAATTGAGAGAAAACTGAAACTCTTTGTCGATAAACATATTTCTAGTGTGgactttgaaaagaaaaaacGTGAACACATCTATAGCTATGCAGATGATGACGAGGTATTTGGGATAGAGGATCAGTATGCAAAGGTGGACAAAAACGGAGAACAAACCAGAGCTGAAGatgcaaacaaaaacaacagaTCACATCAACAACAATCGAATGATCCAAATGATGTTGTCAAAACGAGACATAAAAAAACGGAAACAGTCAAGAAAAAGACCGATCCTTTGGACCCAGAAAAGGAAAAACTAAATGCGCTAATATCGAGCTATCTGCGCAAGAAGGAGCCTGCTAGTAACTCCCTATCCAACACCAAAAGTTTCTACTTTTCAACACCAGATATTCCTACAATAATTAAAGAAGACGACAATTCAAGTACAAACCAACTGAACCGTTCCGAGGGACGTGGGTCACGAACACGAAGGAAAAGTCTTCAGGCTGCAATGAACGATGAAGTAACGGAGGACCCCGACTATGATCAGATAGACTATGACAGTCCCTTTCTGGATCCCACGTATATACCAATGAATTCTCCGGGGAAAAAGAACAAAGATATTACATCAAAAACAAAGAAGGAATTGGCCTTTGTAGAAACAACCAAAGCTGCAGATAGCACTGCGAAAGAAAGTGATGTATCGAGTTTAAAAGTTCAAAGCGCTGAATTTGAGGTTTATAGACCCGAATCACAATTGAAAGCAACGGAAACTAATGCTGGCAAAAAGAAAGAGGCGGAGAAAAATAAAAACGCAAATAAAAAGAACTTTTTTGGTAAAGCAAAAGAAAAGTTAAGGTTTCATAAAAAGAACGGAAAGTTTGACGTAGAACAGTCAACGaaagacaaaatatttgaaaacgaCCCAATGAACGACCCAATATACGCAGGAACGGTCAGAAAAGCAGCACATGAAATCACGCCCAAAAGGAGAAAATCAAGTCCATATGAGCAAAATTTCGAAATTATATATCAAGGATACAAAGATACATTAAAAGACAGAGACGAAAATCCATATGAAACAAGTTTTCAATTAAtgagtaaagaaaagcaaaaggAGCAAAATGAGATTAAAGAAAAGTCTGGAATCGAGAAGGAAAGGAACGGCGATAACATTACCAATAGCGAGACTGAAGAGATCCaagtgaaatattttgaaatactgGACGAACAGACAATACCATTGACGCCAGAAACCGACGAAAACATAGATAGTGGAGAAAAACAAGCACACAAGGCTGCAAGTGAGGGAAAACGACAAGTCCAAATGATAGGGATAAAACTACCACAAGTGCCAAGCAGAGAAGGAAAGCGACTACCGGCGACTCCTCCTGCAGAAAATCAAACTTTAGTGATTCCATCTGGAGAAATGCAAAAACCAGAGCCACCTCCTGTAGGAGAAAAACGCCCACCAATGCCTAAAGGTATGATGCCTGGTATGTCGGTCGCTTTTCTAGGCGAACTACAGAATCGTCTGAAAACAAACCAACCGGCTCCCGACAAGGAAAAACTTGGTTTGAAAAACACAGAGGATACCGATAAACATACATTAAACATAGATGGAAAACAGACAAAGGGGAGTCCATCGGCAAGTCCAAACCCGCGAAAGCGACCAATCGATGTACCGAAAGTCGAAAATACAGGAAATACACAAAAGGAAATAGAACAGTGTAAAAGCGAACAGAAAATGGTTCCGTATGAGGCAAGATCGAGAAACGACTTTAATGTCCAAAGTGGAGATACTTTTATATCTGGCGGGGTGTTCAATAGCAGAGGTAAAGTTCTCTTGATAGACAGAAATGAACAGAAACTTTACATTTTTACATGTGCCGCAGAATGTGAAGATGTGCTCGACTTCAAAGACAAACCTTTCGATATTACTGTTATAAATGAGAATGTTGTTGCTGTCACTTTTCCAGATGCCAAATCCGTAAGTCTAGTGGACATGATAGAAATGAAGACAATTAAATCCCTCCCCGTCAGCGAATGTTGCTTTGGAATCACATACCAAGTCAAAGATTTAATCATCCGCTGCAGTGAAAGCATTATAATAATGAACTTGAATGGAATAGTCATGCGCACTATACGTGTTCAGACTGATTTCGCAGGGTACCTGACCTGTCATGAGGACAGAATTTACTACACACACAAGTCTTCCTTAATTTGCATTGATAAATCAGGGAAccagattttcacttttgaagACCCGGCACTAGAACGAGCAGAGGGATTAGCAACTGATTTTGAAGGAAATGTATACGTAGCTGGCATTGATTCAAACAATGTCTGGCAGATTTCTGGAACGAATGGGAAACAAAGCCGGAAGATAATAAATGTGCTTATCTCCCCGAAAGCTATAGCATTTAATGAAACTTTGAACCGATTTTTGGTGGCATACGACAAGACAAACGTTATAATTTATGACTTGCACTCATCATTTGGGTCTTTAATTTAA